Proteins co-encoded in one Brassica rapa cultivar Chiifu-401-42 chromosome A02, CAAS_Brap_v3.01, whole genome shotgun sequence genomic window:
- the LOC103854484 gene encoding cytochrome P450 85A2: protein MGIMMVILGLLLIIVCICSALLQWNQMRYSKKGLPPGTMGWPVFGETTEFLKQGPDFMKNQRLRYGSFFKSHILGCPTIVSMDAELNRYILMNESKGLVAGYPQSMLDILGTCNIAAVHGPGHRLMRGSLLSLISPAMMNDHLLPKIDDFMRSYLCGWDELETVDIQEKTKHMAFLSSLLQIAETLTKPEVEEYRTEFFKLVVGTLSVPIDLPGTNYRCGIQARNNIDRLLTKLMQERRESGETFTDMLGYLMKEEDNRYLLSDKEIRDQVVTILYSGYETVSTTSMMALKYLHDHPKALEELRKEHLAIRDRKRPDEPLNLDDIKSMKFTRAVIFETSRLATVVNGVLRKTTHDLELNGYSIPKGWRIYVYTREINYDISLYEDPMIFNPWRWMEKNLESKSFFLLFGGGARHCPGKELGISEVSSFIHYFVTKYKWEEKGGEKLMVFPRVSAPKGYHLRVLPY from the exons atGGGTATAATGATGGTGATTTTGGGTCTTCTTCTGATCATTGTATGCATCTGCTCTGCTCTTCTCCAATGGAACCAGATGCGATATTCCAAGAAAGGTCTCCCTCCTGGAACCATGGGTTGGCCAGTTTTTGGTGAAACCACCGAGTTTCTCAAACAAGGACCAGATTTCATGAAGAACCAGAGACTCAG ATATGGGAGTTTCTTCAAATCTCACATTCTTGGCTGCCCAACAATAGTCTCAATGGACGCAGAACTCAACAGATACATTTTGATGAACGAATCAAAAGGGCTAGTCGCTGGTTACCCACAATCGATGCTTGATATCCTTGGGACATGCAACATCGCGGCGGTTCATGGTCCGGGCCACCGGCTCATGAGAGGCTCATTGCTCTCTCTAATAAGCCCAGCTATGATGAATGATCATCTCTTGCCTAAGATTGATGACTTCATGAGAAGCTATCTTTGTGGTTGGGATGAGCTTGAGACCGTTGATATTCAAGAAAAGACCAAACAT ATGGCATTTTTATCATCGTTGTTACAGATAGCAGAAACTTTGACAAAACCAGAGGTTGAAGAATATAGAACAGAGTTCTTCAAGCTTGTTGTAGGAACTCTTTCTGTCCCAATCGATCTCCCGGGGACAAATTACCGATGCGGAATCCAA GCAAGAAACAATATAGATAGGTTATTGACAAAGCTGATGCAAGAACGAAGAGAGTCGGGAGAAACTTTCACAGACATGTTGGGTTACTTGATGAAGGAAGAAGATAACCGATACTTGCTATCTGATAAAGAGATAAGAGATCAAGTGGTAACGATCTTGTATTCGGGTTATGAGACGGTCTCTACAACTTCCATGATGGCTCTTAAGTATCTCCATGATCATCCTAAAGCTCTTGAAGAACTCAGG AAAGAACATTTGGCCATAAGAGATAGAAAACGACCTGACGAACCGCTCAATCTCGACGATATAAAATCGATGAAATTCACACGAGCT GTGATCTTTGAGACATCAAGATTGGCAACGGTAGTTAATGGTGTCCTGAGAAAAACTACTCACGACTTGGAACTCAACG GGTATTCAATCCCAAAAGGTTGGAGAATTTACGTATACACAAGAGAGATCAACTATGATATATCTCTGTATGAAGATCCTATGATCTTTAACCCATGGAGATGGATG GAAAAGAATTTGGAATCAAAGAGCTTTTTCTTACTCTTTGGGGGTGGAGCAAGACATTGCCCTGGAAAGGAACTAGGAATTTCTGAAGTCTCCAGCTTCATTCACTACTTTGTTACAAAATACAA ATGGGAGGAGAAGGGAGGAGAGAAACTTATGGTGTTTCCAAGAGTTTCTGCACCAAAAGGATACCATCTTAGGGTTTTGCCTTACTGA
- the LOC103854486 gene encoding transcription factor WER-like, whose translation MLDLGADQVHQLTHDHDPYQKQQQQLQGFRKGPWTPAEDKLLTEYVTSNGEGKWSSVAKCAGLNRSGKSCRLRWVNYLRPGLKRGQITPQEEGIILELHFLWGNKWSTIARYLPGRTDNEIKNYWRTHYKKKDKSFSKQDKFKRSRKQLGMQPQPHNQRSQMVSRNHMNHDNEQNIASSFSYPTSVIHDQFHMPQSVTATSSDHSMTDEGNLWGSLWSLNDEDRPHRFGGGWEQRIAADISEKFNGDRIEAPPCGSG comes from the exons ATGCTTGATTTGGGAGCTGATCAAGTCCATCAGCTAACCCATGATCATGATCCTTATCAAAAACAACAGCAACAATTACAAGGATTTAGAAAGGGTCCATGGACACCTGCAGAAGACAAGCTTCTTACCGAGTATGTTACTTCCAATGGTGAAGGAAAATGGAGCTCTGTTGCTAAGTGTGCAG GGTTGAATAGAAGTGGCAAAAGCTGTAGACTAAGGTGGGTGAACTACTTGAGGCCAGGGCTAAAGAGAGGACAAATCACTCCTCAAGAAGAAGGAATCATCCTTGAACTTCACTTCCTTTGGGGTAACAA gtggTCTACAATTGCAAGATATTTACCAGGACGAACAGATAATGAAATCAAGAACTATTGGAGAACCCATTACAAGAAGAAAGATAAATCTTTTTCGAAACAAGACAAATTTAAAAGATCCCGGAAACAACTAGGTATGCAACCGCAACCACATAATCAACGATCTCAGATGGTATCTCGAAACCACATGAATCACGACAACGAGCAAAACATAGCTTCCTCTTTCTCTTACCCGACTAGTGTCATTCACGACCAATTTCATATGCCTCAAAGTGTTACAGCAACCTCAAGCGATCACTCCATGACCGATGAAGGTAACTTGTGGGGCAGCTTGTGGAGTCTAAACGATGAAGATCGTCCACACCGATTTGGTGGTGGCTGGGAACAGAGAATAGCTGCTGATATTTCTGAGAAGTTTAATGGTGACAGAATTGAGGCTCCGCCGTGTGGATCAGGGTAG